DNA sequence from the Deltaproteobacteria bacterium CG11_big_fil_rev_8_21_14_0_20_49_13 genome:
TACCTTCTTGGACCAGGCGGAAAAGGTGATCTTTGAGGTTGCCCAGCAGAAGATAAAACAGTCGTTCTATTCCGTAAAGGAGATCGTTAAGGACAGTTTTAAGACGATAGAGAAGCTCTACGAAAGAAAAGAGCTTGTAACAGGCGTCCCTACAGGCTTTACCGAACTCGACCGCTTGACAGCCGGGCTACAGGATTCGGACCTTGTGATACTTGCCGGCCGTCCCAGTATGGGAAAGACGGCGCTTGCCCTTAACTTTGCCACCTATGCCGCCGTTGAGATGAACATTCCGTGCGCGGTATTCTCGCTTGAAATGAGCAAGGAACAGCTGGTGCAGAGACTCCTTTGTTGCGAAGCAAAGGTGAGCGGTTCCAAACTTCGCGGCGGTTTTCTGACCGAGACCGACTGGCCGAAACTTACCCGTGCCGCCGGCGCCATTTCCGAAGCCCCCATATATATAGATGATACACCCGCCATTAACGTGCTCGAGATGAGGGCAAAATCCCGCAGGCTTCAAAAAGAGAAGGGTATCAAGCTGATCATCGTAGATTATCTGCAGCTGATGCGCGGACTTGGAAGAATAGAGAGCCGCGAACGCGAGATCGCGGAGATATCCGGCTCACTAAAGGCCCTTGCCAAGGAGCTAAGGGTCCCTGTCCTTGCGCTCTCCCAGCTCAACCGTGCGGTCGAGAACAGGCAAGACAAACGCCCGCAGATGGCCGACCTGCGCGAAT
Encoded proteins:
- a CDS encoding replicative DNA helicase, which gives rise to MAEGQGRLPPQNIEAETAVVGAMLLNNDAVIKVIEVLTPNDLYREANRKIFSAVIDLYQRSEPADLVTVTNVLKNQGVLDDVGGAAYLVSLVNSVPIAANVTYYAKIVHQKSILRQLISASTNIIDGCYGEGDDVDTFLDQAEKVIFEVAQQKIKQSFYSVKEIVKDSFKTIEKLYERKELVTGVPTGFTELDRLTAGLQDSDLVILAGRPSMGKTALALNFATYAAVEMNIPCAVFSLEMSKEQLVQRLLCCEAKVSGSKLRGGFLTETDWPKLTRAAGAISEAPIYIDDTPAINVLEMRAKSRRLQKEKGIKLIIVDYLQLMRGLGRIESREREIAEISGSLKALAKELRVPVLALSQLNRAVENRQDKRPQMADLRESGSIEQDADVIMFVYRDEVYNRESPEKGTAEVIIGKQRNGPIGFTRLAFLNEFTKFENLAKGADDSMRPVDASGIEDADDAF